ccgcttgggcgagcgtgactctaatgaacaagagattcattgGTGTTACTAATTgctaaggctaatctcaattttagttatgtgagagatcttgtcaatttagtcataaattccttataagtgaattaattcggtgaatgtaaatgacgtgaattgacaatcgcgaaaataaaatgcatgtgaatggcgattttggcatgcgcgaaaataaaacaagcaaacatgtaagcatatgaataaatcctagtatggccacctagttaataaaaactagtctattacatttcggaaaccaactccttgatcccttgcctcttcattccaaaagtggctcttccttgtgggatttggaacaccttccaaaaatagactccgtctcgatgtaatccgtcttttggaaacgccgatAAAAATAAATagattacaaatgaattacatagctatttctattatacattaattaataaaataaataaaactattaattaattacaaaccgacgatacgagatcgtatttaattacaaacaaatcgatattcccattcatttcgggtaataacgattaaaataaactaggccatactaggtaaaacaagataaatactttaaataaatgacaatcattcattaaacttaaataaatatgcttaaaatgctgaaaaaatgatgtcaaaatcgccctatctatcaatcgttggtatccatctcggtttttgtggatttaatcgatttttaacatgtaaaaatcaataatcaactcttaaatctcatttaagtccaaactaattctccaaactgttttgaacctcaaaattagtcctcactaattttatgataaataattaggttgatttggtgatattttgctaatttaatcgataaaatcataatatttaagtaaaaatccaaaataattgaaaaattacccaaacaattgaaacaaaattttttaatattctagaacactcccaagaacaccaaaatgacagaaaaattgcccaaaaaatccggataaattttatgaagaaaaagatcgatatttatcggtttttaaccactaaaaccaataaacatcaaaacaaagtgaaaaaacacatgcaaaataacttttaacatttaaataatatttttaaatgtacataaatttatcatgtgcagaatcaaatgtttcgaaattatgattaattaatttcacttttatcgacttttatctcatcaaatcaataaacatgcaaaaaattcgaaccaaccttcaactttttgtatacaatcagtagaaaacatgcatgaaataccataaaaaaatccatgcaccgaatcaacttttaactatttttagtcaatttttaactaaaatacggcactTTGAcacggttttctaccaaaaaaaacattaaaaatagcaaaataaattcaaaaatcaccaaaaaataccacaaaccttttgagatcagtaggtatgcatgtcccaaaaatttcatgctaaaacctcttctaacaccatttttgagtttttataaattatctcataattcattaaaatgcttaaaatcaacatgcaaattacaagcctaggctctgataccacttgaaagatcatagatccatattagactctctaataaaaattaaattatctcataatttatcatttaggtgatctatgtaacatgcatgcaaatatgaaagcataaaaatgaaagtataaggaaaaacaatttccttacatagattttgtggtaaaaagggcacaataaactagttcaccttactagcttattcttgagcttattctaaatggatgatcctccttactaatcttcaaagagaagatctccttcttattgcacccaagaacttacccaaaaataataacaagtattaaactagaacttgttaatattgaacccttgatattatttataatattactaacaagtcttagtaataaaatttatgtATACTAATAATCTTAGTAGTGatgaataattatttttagagagaggaagatattatgttcacatgcaaaaacaTCCAAAATGATGTAGTAAGAaaatgaacaatagatggagtaaaaaggaaggaaagtggcgggtggaaaaatggagtgttggagtggacaaactttgtcttatatttttcatcttacatcacatgcaaaatcttatataagataacttatggtagtatacaaaatcaggtgaaatgattatgtgagtaatcatccactactctattttacacggtccacttgcccatttacgggtccatgttggttcttatatttgtcgcacaaatacgtgtaattttattttaaacatcgttttatgtttaaatacttccataattaattcgtccaaatcactccgtaaatatacgtgtaccactacacatattatttacgtactaatattaatcacattaataaattagtacaattttagtgaattaacagttaattaactaaaacccgtctcccaaaatttattattcaattatcacataattaaataataactgtcgttcctcgagttcgcaactcgaattctctcttaaaataattgactaaccttttagtctacaaatcaagggactaaataaattgtatctcatacaattaattagttgtcaattggggttcgttcctataggtgtgaccgaaaggggtcagttgatcaccgccgtctcacgacaataacatcaaactctagtcagccaaccgttatagatttacgttaatcaactgacgaggatcaaataattaaatatctgatgacattccattaatgagatttattatgttaacgcactattgtggaggacactaactccaacagttcCGCATCCTTCCAACGTCTCGGACGTGGCCTATGAGTACTCGTCTCCTTTATCGATCGACTTTGGCTTCTAAATGCATAAATGGGTTCCAAATCTACAATAGACATGAAACATACCCAAGGTAGAAAATACAGgaggaaaaacaataaaataatcaaataaacGCATAAAAATGCGTGCCAATCATGAGAATAAACGCATATAAAAGGCATGCATCATCGCTCTTATACCTCTTTCTAACACTCCCTTCTTACCCGTCCAAGGTAATcagaggatgttaccatctcagttttccGAGGCGGTGATATCAGAATTACTATTAAGAAACTCTTTTCGACAAGTTTTTAGTGAATTACATatgaataaatgaatgaatgacaAATGTAAACTAAGTCATATACAACTCGACCAATATTTATGTCATCCAACTATGCAACTCGACTCTAACTCCAAAGCGCGGCCCAAACCTCGAACCCCGATCACGTCAACACGCAAAATCTGTACTTAAaatatgatcagaaatatcatatggatcgacacaggccacccctgAAATAGGTGACAATCACACACAACCCAAAACACGTCAGTTTTGATAAATAAAGACATAAGACACTAGACGATACGTAAATATGCAACATGGTATGCCAATGACAAACATAAGATACTATTATGCAATCACTAAAGCGGTACCAGAACACACCCAGACATACCCACAACCCAGTGACGGCACCGCAACACCACCCACCAAACAGCCGGACCTCAGTCCGTAATAAGGTACTCGAGACACGCCCGTGGTACCGGGCCCGGAAGCCAACCAGATcctctgccagacgtcgtgcctcaaccacacgcgtACCTCCATaatcaagtcattaatgtgcacatccttcttggagtgggaagctccaagaggtgacccAAGCGTAAGACTGTctcccaaccatcttacgtctcctcaacaactaGGTATCGTTACCAAACTCCGACATACACAAATATCACAACATTGTAATATGCAACACAAtaccaaaatacaactcattatgaCATACACTTCTCAAATGTGCTATAAACATCCAATCCTCCATTACCCTGATTCATAGAGTCGCCATAActcaatatcatgttataatgtatTTCCGACACTACATGAGATTCACAATCATCCTCAAATACTCTTATATGATGCAATACGACTCATGCTAAGTAAAACAATGACAAAAGACATATTAGCAAGTATACACATTATCAAAACCGAGTatgataaacctaccttttaacaATCGTCGTGAGCTACCCGAATCCGACTCGATTCTGTCTCATGAAACCTTCACGTCCTATATAAATCACATAATACAATCACAATACATCCCACACTATTATacaatacaaaaccccttattattagcCATATTACACATACTAATTATTACTTAATTACCcataacaaaacccccaaacgTTGGAGTTTATACTAATTTATAAAGAATAGATCTCAACTTGCAAGGTGACAGGAATGAAGGATAAGGTGAGCAATAAATTTGAAGATGATTGGAACCGTTCTTTAACTGTTGTTGCTAAAAGCCTAAAATGATTAAAGATACTCTAACATGATTTATTATGTATATTAACTTAATATACATTCAAATCATCActtatattaattatttataaataaaaaacgatttttaattttattttaaagaaatatACAAAATTGGGCAAGCCCATGGGCCAGACACGGTCAGGGCATGTGGTTGGTCGGGTCAAGAGTGGGGCACAATGGGGAAATGGATTTCGGGCATGGCACGACACGACATGACGGCCCGATTGATCGTGCCAAAATTTGGGCTTGGTACAACGGGCTGACACGAAACACGACCTGACACGGCCCGACCCATTACATGGTCTACCAATAAcacttatttttctttttttggtgtAAATCATCCGGTTTATTCCGGATTTGAGTCGGGTAGGACCACTAGGGTGTTAAAGCTCTCCCTCATGAGTTTTAAGTGACTTTTAACACTGCTTCATTTCCAGAGCTCAAATAGACCTGATTAAGCTAGATCAACCCCTTACAAGTTGATCTAAGTGCTCGTATTTAATTGGTTACCTACAACACTTCTTAACGCCGTTAAAGACAACTCTCCCTCTACGCGACCGATACAAAgacactaaggccctgttcttttggatcaaattgtctcaatcaatcaatcaatcaatcaatcaaatcgaatggagtgaatcaatcaaatcaacttaatggagtgaatcaatcaatcaatcaatcgaatcgaatcaatcaatcaatcaatcaatcaaataataataataaaaagattatattaataataataataataataataataataataaatattataataaaaataatactaatactaataataaatattattataatattattcattaataataatatattaatataatctaataataataatctaataagatatataaataataaaatattaatataataataaataaagtaataataataatatattagttataataatgataacattattattaataatataatatattaataataataaataaaaaataaataatataataataataataataataataataataataggtctaatataataacttattaacataataatattaaatataataataataataataaataagtgattaacaatattaatattgagtatattaataaaataataaatattaaataataacttattaatataataatattaaatataataataataataaatatgttatgaataatattaataataataaatatattaataaaataataaatataatataataataataataatgataatgataataataataataataataataataataaatgtattaaatataaatataataatataaacaatacgaattaattattaataaatataatagtaatataataaatataaaaataataatataataataataaaaatagtaaacacattaatataaaaataataataagaatatcaataagaataataatagtaatgttgaatcgaatcaatcaatcaatgatctcaatcaatcaatcaatcaatcaatcaatcaattgagttgaatcaatcaatcaatcgaatggagccgaATCAAATCGAATCGATTAGAATCAAATTAAgtcaaaaaatgaaaaatttctaACAAGTAAAACAATGCCACACTAATGCCAAGTGTGAATGATACTCAAACGTTAACGTAACGCCATGAATATTCATTTCATTTCACCTTTAAAATAATGTCTCACGTACACACCATTACACACtcaactagggatggcaatgggtagggatGCAGGTAGGGTCCGCCTGACCCTTTacccgacccgagatttttcCTTTGGACCCGTGCATCTTCACCTGGACActgcaagggtctaaaatttgaagacccatacccgaccctatGGGTAAGAGTAGGGTCTCGGGTCTACCCGGGTCCGAGTTTTAAACTTTAAGAATAAAGATTAACAATGCATGAGgtttataatattaaaaaaaacattcatactactttaacattatgagtttattaatctgccagttaatggtggttgtcggttctgcatattagagaggtggttgtcgATCGCGTATCGtctttgtggtggtggttttcttgtgtcgatggtggagtggtggtattgtcagaagagtttggagtttggttgggttttatcactttatgggatgagggaagaaaaaaactttagttgggtttctacatCGACAAATATGAATTCaaaaaagttgtaattttgatttttttctttaataaagggtctaagggtcgggtatggagTCTCATAACTTGACCCGGGCCCGACcctaaatattttcttaagacccatacccgacccatacccatcgGGTTTGAAAAATTGAGGCCATACCCAACCTCCAGGTCCCGACCTCAGTGCCCCGTCgatccccgacccactgccatccctacacTCAACGCACCtaaactacaacaacaacaactaaaactaaattaaaataaactaaaaaaaacGCAACACGAAAACTAATTACCATCATATTCTCTCTCTCTTCTCCCTTTCTTCCTTCTGGCGCGTCACcccaaataataaaaataagacaCTTCAttttctggtaatttttatagcctttattttatttatttctccGATTTTTCtgggttttattgtttttatttaaattattgtTCACTGAGATTagtacaagtattattattactactatgtTGAAAATTGTTAGTGTATTTTGTGTGTTTGATGTGGTTAGCAAGATTTTTGGTAACTGAATCATAAATCatgatttactttttttttttaaaattatttaaattttaattagttACTCCATTTTCACTTGACCTGATGTAATTAGCCATTAATTCCGGATCTTATGACCAAATTTTATGTCTTTGATCAActaatttttgggttttttatttaaaaaataatTATTTAAATCTGAAAACCTCACTAGTTTCTACTCTACTTGCTTCTTCTATCTCTTCAAGGTTTTAATCTagacttctctctctctctcttttttttttaaattcatttTTAATGTTTATTTTGAATGTTAGTTGTGGTTGTGGAGTGAATATTTTATTGGGGTTTTGATCGTGTTTAATAATCTGTGGTTTGACTGTGTATTATGATTGATTGATTCAGGGTATCTAGTTGTGATTTCTGAATTGTTATTTTTAATTGGAAATATTAGATATTTGAATGTTATGAAAGACGATTAGATTATGAATTTAGAATCTTATTTTGAGTAGTTTGCATTTCTGGATTTGAAGTTTTGAACTATACCATTTTCGCCTTTGTCGTCGTAGAAAATCCGGTACTTTTTCCGGGTCAATTTTGGATTTTGCATAAGAAAGTCAATTTTCAATATTTTGCTCAAGTTATGCTGTGATTGATTGTTTCGTCAATTTCGGGTGGGGTGTCTTGAATTTTAGATTCAAGTAGGGATAGTAAAATTGGTGGGTTCATGTATATATAGCAAAATGTACTCAAACTTGCATTTTACACCGTAAATTCCAAAACCTGTGGGGTATTGAGAATCAACACATCAATACATCCCTATGACAATGTTTGTGTACATCTTTTGCCCTTTGATGTATGTTGGCCTGTGTTTAGGTATCATAAAAGCTACGGAGTACGTGGCGTAAAATTGGAATTATTTGCACTGCACATTTGTTAAGTAATCCTATGGTAGATAGGTTAGAACTTATGAGTTGTACAAGTAGGTTACCAACATGCATTACCATTTATAGGGTTTCGTCTTATTCATAGTAGATTCATATCCTTTTCAGGAAACTATCTGTGTTGGGGACGTGATCAACCGTTCTAGGACTGGTCAACATAAAGTGGATGATTGGAACTTAAATCTTTTGATATATAAGCAAGTATGGGAGCTGCTTGTTGTGTTGCTGCAAGAGACAGAACCATACACCATGGATCTAGTGATGACATTGTGCATAGGAATATTAGGCACTCAGCGTCATGGAGTTTTCGATGGGATAGTCGAGTTGGTGTAGCTGGTGAAGACAGTTCTATTGGCTGGATGTCTGATGTGGCTAGAAGAAATGATGAGCTGGATGTAAAATCTGCAACGGATGTGTCGGCACATGTGTCAGATGGTGGTAGTTCATTGGAGAGCTATCAAACGAGTACTTGGCGCAAGTCTCCACTGAGCCATGAAGGCACTGAGAACGTCGGGTCTTCGGCCTCTGGTAAAGTCTCAACCTTTGCTTTGTAGATATAAAAGTAGGAAACTCTAGGTCGTTGTCAATCTTCACTCTTTTATTGTAGCTCTATCCAACATTATTGTGGGGTTTCTTGAAATACAATCATTTGAATTCCTTGATTCTACGCATATGAACATATATAGTAAAGCATTATCATTATGATCTTGTTCGTGTGTGACTTGTGTTTTATTCCATCTGTTTATCCAAGGTATTTGATTTGCTAGTCGTATTTAGTGATCCCTGAAGGTTGTTCAATTTGGCGGCTTAAGTTAGGATTTAGTTGGACCTGGCCAAACGACAACTACAAGCTTCTGTGTATGTTGTCCTTTGTTTCTCAACTAGGGAGGCTGGTTTGTAGTCTCTGAATGGATAATCTAGTCATTGCTGCTTATGGGATTTGGTTGCGTTCATTGATTGTTTGTGTTTCTGTAACTGTCTTGACCTTGTGAAAATAAGATGTGGTTGTGGAAACTGGAAATATGACCTCGTTTACCTTGAATGACCTCATATTGttgtttgtgttttttttttcctggGAGGGGGGATGGTTCAAGGATATTTGCAGGTGAGTAGGCGTGATATATTCGTTCCTAAATTTTAGGATCAGTGGTCAAGCATTACCATTTATAATAGGGATTTACGAAGCGCTCCATTTTAACACATCCCTTATTTTCTTGGATATTCCTCCCTTACTAAACTTTTTGATGTCAACTCTCTCTAAAGTCACTTTCCTGCGTAATAAAAGCCTACTTTTCTGCTATGGCCGCCAAAAACACGTGATTTTTGTTACTATTCCCGATTAGTTTGTTTAGTCCTACTTTCCAAgtcacttttttttttacgaACAACTCTTTTCGTAGCACTTATTGTCTACTCAAAATTTAGGAGGAATGGTTAGACGCGAATAAAGTAACATGACCACCTTAGTGCCTCATGGGCTCCTGTGAATAGCCGGCCAGGGGGTGTAAGATGTACTCCGCCTAATCCTTGTGTCAGAGAAAGGACGACAAAATCCAGAAAAATGGCGAAAAAAGACAAGTTTTGCATTTAGCTTTGGTACCCGATGCCAGAAACTTGACTGTTAAAATGTTTTTGACTGAAAAGTGAGTTACACGAGAATTAAGAACATTTAAGTATAAAACTTTTAAAAGGAGTGAATTTGCAAGAAATGGATTAAAAGGGAGGGGCTTCAAAATCTCTTGTTTCAAAAGGTAGTGCTAGACAATTGATCCTAAAATGTACTCCGTATGATTCTCTGATATATTTTCGAGGCAGTAAAAGATATATTTCACTGTGTTATTTTCTACTGCCCTGGAAGCTTATTTCATGTTATGATGTTTATGTATTTGGCTGGTGTGTACTGTGTAGGAAATTACTGTTTTGAGCTTTTAGAAACTAAATTAAGTTCATGTCAGCCGAAAACCTGATATTTTCGTTCCTGCAACCACTTCCTGTTGTGTCTAATTGTGTAGTTGGGGCATCTTATAAGATACTCCCTCTCACTTCTCTGGATTCATATCTCTTTCCGCTTTGATTCATACCATTTCCTAAAACGACAAAAAATAAACATCTCAAGTGACCCATATACCTTTtatatacccccccccccccccccctccctcccCCTCCCTCTCTCCTAAATCTCAACCTCACCACCAAACTGAACATCACCTCCACCAACAGTACCTCCTCATATCCGTAACAACCCTCCACCATATACCCCTCACTGCTCATAGGCCACCATGTCGTCACCTACTCACCTCCATCACCGACAATGTACCTCTCGTGGCCACTTAATCTCACCTTCAACATCTGGTCAACCACTCGACACTCAGATCTCATACCAGCACCATCTCAAGCTCCACTAAGCCACCTCCCTACACCCACCTTAACCACCACCATTTCGACACTCCTTCACCGGACCTAAACCACCACCCATCCCCACGTAACCCACCCCTTAACCACGAGATGGATTCTCAGTCTCATTTTTGCGTTATTCTTGTGCCCCATTATCTCTATCTTCTGACACATCATCGTCTTATGATTGTGTCATCCTCTTATGATTTTTGTTGATGTGTAGAATAAAGAGGTTAGGGGACATGATACTGAGACAGAGGATTCAACCTCCTTAACCACTAGTTACAAGCCTTGAAAAACCATTCTCCGCCTATGAAACCCACTTCCCACCCTCAAAAACCCGGGTGAGGGCTTCGTGGGTGGGGATGAGTTTTTTGGGGATGGGGTTACTAGTGAAAGTGGGTTGTGGTGGTCGAAGGTGGGTTGAGTTTGGTGGTCAGAGTCGGAGGTCAGGTTTCATGGTGGGGTGGCTTTGGTGGTCGGAGGGTAGGGGAGGAGCACGACATTGTCGAGGGTGGGGAGAATTTCGTCTCCCTGGTGAGGGATTATTCCGACGCAGCCGGTGTTTTGTAGTGGGTGGCGGGATAGGGTGAATGAGTGATGTCAGAGGGTGGGGTTTCGGTGTGGTAGGATGGATAGGGTAGGGTAGAAGGATGATTGTCAAACGAGTAGGTGGGAGGAGTACTATGAGTAGGTGCCTAGGTGGGAGGGGTTACATCACTAGGTGGGAGGGGGCATTATAGTCATTCCATTACTTACCTTAATATATGTGCTATTTGAAAATGGTACCTATCCACAGAATGTGAGGGAGTACCATGTTGTCGATTATATTACTTAATTTGTAcccaaaaaaataataatattacttAATGAGAATTAGAGGCTGTGAAAGTACTTAGGCATCTAAGCCTGTCAAATCTCTGTTTCACAAAGAAATTGAGAAATCACATCTTTATATTTAGCTTGCTCACTTGTGGTAAAACACTTGCATATGTTGACTGACTTTAGCAGCAAATTATGTTACAACTATTCTTACATAAGATGGCCTTTCCATAAGACACTGCTCAAGCGGATTCCACCGTCTTCAAAAGTGAGGCTTTTAAACATCAAATTTACTATGCTACATTGTTGTCATAGTCTATTTACTCCGACTTGTTATGTTATCTCATATACGCTTGTCCAACACTTAATACTACGACATGTGTATGAGACTTAGACATTTCATCTTAAACCAAAAACAtgaaatatttttcataaaatagaCGAGTCTGACTCTTGGACACATACCCATATGGGGTACTTGTTAACTGAGTGTGATTAAATAGGTCATACTTACTTTTAAAATTCTGTTCCATGTAAGAATACATATTAAACGGAATACTAGTTATTCCTCGTTGGTAATTTATCTCTGACTAGGTGTAATGGATGTATCTTTTAGCAATATATATGTGCATGTAATCTTTTATGTTTTGCGTTGTGTGTATATTTGCCAATACATGGAAAGAGAGATTCTAATTTGCATCTGCGTGACAAACTTTCAGCTTGGTCATTCCCTTTCATGTTAATTAGCTAAACGACTTCACTTCAAGCATATACATAGGCTTGTATTCCATTCATTGCATGGTTACCTTAAATGTTTGATATTCTTTTTTGATTCACGAATTTTCTGATTGTTGTGCTGACAGATCAATTTAACCCAAGGAATGCCCCGAGAGAGGTACGGAGTAATTTTTTTCCCCTAGCTAtaattctctctctttttttttttatagaaaaTTTCCTTCTCTGTATTAAAGTCTTGAGTAATTTGCCTTTCCAACACTTATTTTTTATTAGGTGAAAACAGAATCACCGCAGGTTACCCTCCCAGCTTCTGCTCAACAATCACCGTCAATCCATACGACTTCTCCATTATCTTCCCAAAGTAATCCTCTTCTGCCGTCAATAATTCGATCCAGGTTGGCTCATGGTTTGCCAGGACCCCATCGACCCCATCAGCCATCTTCAGTACACAGCTCTGGTAGAAACTCACCCATGGAAGAAAGGCATGCTCCTTCTGCTGCAAGCAATGAATCCACTCGAGGTTCTTTTGGTGGGTCCTCTAATGGCTGGTCAACACATGCCTTTGACCTCAGGTCTGCTTCACAGAGAGACCGGTGCTCTTTTGATAGTGATTCCTGCCGCTTAGGCCAGAATTCTAGGTCAACATCAGTAGATTTCTCAACATGCGGCATTTGCTCAAAGCGACTGTCTGAAAAATCTGTTTGGAGCAGCCAAAAATTTGTTGGTGGTAATGAATTAGCAGTGGTATCTGTTTTGATATGTGGGCATGTTTACCATGCGGAATGCCTTGAAACTATAACACCTGAAATCAACAAATATGACCCTGCTTGTCCAGTATGTACCTTCGGTGAGAAGCAAACTTTTAAACTCACTGGAAAAATGCTCAAGGCCGAAAAAGATTATAAAGCGAAAAATAGCAAAAAGTCG
The Silene latifolia isolate original U9 population chromosome 11, ASM4854445v1, whole genome shotgun sequence genome window above contains:
- the LOC141611532 gene encoding uncharacterized protein LOC141611532, with the protein product MGAACCVAARDRTIHHGSSDDIVHRNIRHSASWSFRWDSRVGVAGEDSSIGWMSDVARRNDELDVKSATDVSAHVSDGGSSLESYQTSTWRKSPLSHEGTENVGSSASDQFNPRNAPREVKTESPQVTLPASAQQSPSIHTTSPLSSQSNPLLPSIIRSRLAHGLPGPHRPHQPSSVHSSGRNSPMEERHAPSAASNESTRGSFGGSSNGWSTHAFDLRSASQRDRCSFDSDSCRLGQNSRSTSVDFSTCGICSKRLSEKSVWSSQKFVGGNELAVVSVLICGHVYHAECLETITPEINKYDPACPVCTFGEKQTFKLTGKMLKAEKDYKAKNSKKSRNRAVENDGSFDFDYWKSSPLEGKSPKLSNSSSLRIASAKPFLKRHFSFGSRSNKSVLESPSIRKKGLFWAKSSRV